In Tachysurus vachellii isolate PV-2020 chromosome 10, HZAU_Pvac_v1, whole genome shotgun sequence, the following proteins share a genomic window:
- the bmp4 gene encoding bone morphogenetic protein 4: protein MIPGNRMLMVILLCQVVLGERSHASLIPEEGKKKALGNHPGQSHELLQDFEATLLHMFGLQKRPRPSRSAVVPQYLLDLYRLQSGEVEEAEAHNVSFEYPEKSTSRANTVRAFHHEEHMEQVPSDRPHSFESPLRFFFNLSSIPEDELLSTAELRLYRQQIEEPGLETWHVENEDLHRINVYEVLKTPRPGQLITRLLDTRLVSHNTTSWESFDVSPAVLRWTQERLPNYGLAVEVLHLNQTPRHQGKHVRTSRSVHHTSEEDWDQLRPLLVTFGHDGKGHPLTRRTKRSPKQRGRKRNRNCRRHALYVDFSDVGWNDWIVAPPGYQAYYCHGDCPFPLADHLNSTNHAIVQTLVNSLNSNIPKACCVPTELSAISMLYLDETDRVVLKNYQEMVVEGCGCR from the exons ATGATTCCTGGTAATCGAATGCTGATGGTCATTTTATTATGCCAAGTTGTACTGGGAGAGCGCAGCCATGCTAGTCTAATACCCGAGGAAGGGAAGAAAAAGGCGTTGGGTAATCACCCGGGTCAGAGTCATGAACTGCTGCAGGACTTTGAGGCCACGCTGCTGCACATGTTCGGTCTGCAGAAGCGGCCACGGCCCAGCCGCTCGGCAGTGGTGCCCCAGTATCTCCTCGACCTCTATAGGCTGCAGTCAGGAGAAGTGGAAGAGGCTGAAGCTCACAATGTCAGTTTTGAGTACCCTGAGAAGTCAACTAGCCGAGCCAACACTGTAAGAGCATTCCATCATGAAG AGCACATGGAGCAAGTGCCATCAGATAGACCACACAGCTTCGAGTCCCCTCTGCGCTTCTTCTTTAACCTCAGCAGCATCCCTGAGGATGAGCTGCTTTCCACAGCAGAACTTAGGCTGTACCGGCAGCAGATTGAGGAGCCTGGTTTGGAGACCTGGCATGTCGAAAATGAGGACCTCCATAGGATCAATGTGTATGAGGTGCTGAAGACGCCACGGCCTGGGCAGCTGATCACACGCCTCCTGGACACGCGCCTTGTAAGCCACAACACCACCAGCTGGGAAAGTTTTGACGTAAGCCCAGCTGTGTTGCGTTGGACCCAGGAGCGACTGCCAAACTATGGACTTGCTGTAGAGGTTCTGCATCTGAACCAAACACCACGGCACCAAGGCAAGCATGTACGCACCAGCCGCTCAGTGCACCACACTTCAGAAGAAGACTGGGACCAGCTGCGTCCTTTGTTGGTAACTTTTGGTCATGATGGCAAAGGCCACCCACTGACACGCAGGACCAAACGCAGCCCCAAGCAGCGAGGCCGTAAGCGCAACCGCAACTGCCGACGACATGCGCTGTATGTGGACTTTAGCGATGTAGGCTGGAACGACTGGATAGTGGCACCACCGGGCTATCAGGCCTACTATTGCCACGGGGACTGCCCCTTCCCTTTAGCCGACCATCTGAATTCCACAAACCATGCTATTGTACAAACACTGGTCAACTCATTAAACAGCAATATTCCAAAGGCCTGCTGTGTGCCCACTGAGCTGAGTGCCATCTCAATGCTCTACCTGGATGAGACTGACAGGGTAGTCTTGAAAAACTACCAGGAAATGGTTGTGGAGGGCTGTGGCTGCCGCTAG